The region CTCAACCCATCTTTGAGAGTGTAGCTTCATATCTTTGATGTACTTCTTATTATCACCGCTCCAGATGCTAACACCATGATCAAAACTCTCAACCAAAGCTTTCATGTTTTGTTTCATCAATCCAAAATCATAAACCATTTGACCATTATCTAAAAAGTTAGACTCAAAAAGAAGTTCTACTTTGTAAGAGTGTCCATGCAAAGAACTTCTACATTTAAGAGTTGAGCATCCACGGACTACATGAGCATTTTCAAATTTAAAAAGTTTTCTTATTATCATTTATACTCCTTTGTTTTGATCCCAAATTCTTATATGAAGCCTATCGGAAAAATTATAACCTTTAGCTTTACAAAACTCTATCAACGGCTCAGTGTTGGCTTCTACTTCAGCTTTATTTCCACCAAGAGGCATACAATAAACCTCTGTTTTTGGAGAGTGCATAACTATGTTAGATATCTCTTCTTCTAAACCCAAGTCAATAGAATCTGCATCTATAGAAAACTTAAAAAAAGCACTTTTCGCATTTGAAGCTATAGAGTAGATAACATCGCCATTTACTCTTTTTTTAAATGCTTCATTTGAATTTGAGAGTTTAACAGATAGAGCAAAAATACATTTTTTATATATAGGATACTTTTCAAAATTCACAGCTATAGATGCATTTGTCTCAAAAGTTATCTTATGACCTAGTTTATGAAGTCTCTCTAAAAACTCGACAAAAATATCTTCATTTGCATATATAAGAGGCTCGCCCCCTGTTAAAACTATATCTACTTTTTTTTGTGGTAACTCATACAAGTCAAGTACGCTTAATAGTTCTTGAGTTTTTTGTATAGGACTCCAATTAGATGAAAAATGCTCTTTATTTACTGCATACACAGTATCGCATCCAAGAACTTTACTTCCATCTGGGGCTAACTCTTCACAGCCAAAACCCTCACACTTCATATTGCATCCACCAAAACGAAAGAAAAGTGATGGCACGCCTGTGTAGCGTCCTTCACCTTGGATGCTATAAAAATGTTCTACTAAATATAATATACTACTACCCTCTTATATATAAAACTTAACATACCGATTTCCATTCCATCTCAGGAGAAATGGAACGAGGTTGTATGCTTGCATCTCGTTACACCTCTCCCGAAGTGTGACGTATTAGCGATTAACCACCTGTCTCATAAAAAGCACGAGTAGAAACTTCGCTCTCATCTCCGCCCCATCTGTTTTTCTCCGGTTTAGTTCTAACAACTTCTCTAAGAACTTCGCCAGCAGCTTTAATATCTCCAGCTTTTATTGCCTTAGCTATACTCAAAGACTCATCAAAATACAAACAAGGTATAAGATTGCCCTCAGCTGTAAGTCTTATGCGATTACACTCTTTACAAAAGTCATCTCCATAAGGCTCTATGATGCCAAATCTATAACCATCTTTCATAGTGTAATAGTGTGAAGGAGATGCACCATCAAAACCATCATCAACAAACTCATACTTAGCACCCAAGATTTCTAAAAGCTCATTAGATTTAAGACCTTTTATCTCTTTTGCAGCATAAGCATTTTCCATATATTCTATAAAACGAATAGTCATATTTCGCTCTTTAGAATACTCTAAAACATCTATGATTTCATCTGCATTTAAAGTTTTCATAGGAACCATGTTTACTTTAACTTTTAAACCTACTTTCAATGCCTCTTCAACACCCTCAAGTACATTTTTTAAAACATCTTTTTGTGCGATTTTTATCGCGATATCTGGTTTTAAAGTATCTATGCTTACATTTATACGCTTTAGTCCTGCATCTTTTAGTTTTTGTGCAGTTCCTTTAAGCAAGTAAGCATTTGTTGTCATTGCCAAATCTATACTAGGTTCATAATCATAAATCATCTTTATAAACCTATCAAGATCTTCTCTCAAAAGAGGCTCTCCTCCAGTAATACGAATCTTATTAACGCCCTCATCAATAGCTATTTTCATAAACTCAAAAAGTTCTTCAAAACTTAGAAGATTCTCTTTTGGTACCCAAGAAAAAGGCTTCTCAGGCATACAATACTGGCATCTAAAGTTACAACGCTCTGTAACTGAAACTCTAAGATAATTAACTACTCTATCATAACTGTCTATTAGCATCTATATAACCTTTTTTATATGTTTATATATTTTTTAAACTCTAAACTACTTATTTAAAATATTTGATTTTAGAGTTTTAAACTCTTCTTCGTTTAGTATGCCTTTTTCTTTCATATCATAAGCTTTCATGATTTCATCTGTTTTTGACATTGGTGCTTTTGGAGTTGTAGATCTTGGAGATGCTTGTGGAACTACAACTGGAGCAGCAACTACAGGTGTAGATGCTACAGCTGGTTTAACTTCCATAGATTCACTATCTTTAGGATTTACAAACTCTGTTATGATGTTCTCTGGCGATTCTTCTGATGAACCTGCTAATCCTGTTGAAGCTATCTCTGTTTTTGCTTCACTACTATTCATCTGCACAAAATCAAATCCACTTCCATCTTGAGTATCTTTGATTTTTAGGTAGTAAGTTTGTCCTTCTTTTAAGTCAAGGTCTAGTACTACTTCTTGGATTTGTTTTTTTGTAGCTGAGAGTGTCATAGCTTGAGCTTTTAGATTAAAGACCATATACTCGCCATCTTGGATTCTTTGCATAACAGGTTTGTTATTTATACGGATTGAGTATTCGCCACGACTTGAGCCCTCACTAGAACCTAAGTTCATTTTTGCATATACATAGACCAAAGCAGCCTTATCTAGTGGCTCTTGAAGTTTAAATGCTGTTTTATTTCCACATGCTGTCATTAGCAACAAAATTGTAGCCAATAGAAGTGTTTTAAGTATGTTCATTTGATTTCTCTCTTGATTTAAAGTGCCGAGATTATAGCATAAATCATTTAAACTTTTTGTTTGAGTAATTTTTACTGTAGTAATTATATTTATCATGATTGCATGCACAAAAAAGTTGAGAGAAGTTTACTAAAGAAAAAAGTTGTTGAGGGGTATTCCTACGCGTTAAGCGTAGGAATAAGTTTGTTTTGCGACGTGTTGTCGTCTTTTCTTTTAAGCTAAGTGCTTATTAGAAGTTGTAACGAGCCCAAACACGAAGTCTGTTATCAGAGTCAGCTGTTGCAGCATTTTTTTCTGACCATGAACGGTTGATAAATGCAGCAAAGTATTGAACACCAGCAGCTTCAACTTTATAAACTAAGTCAAGTTCACCGTAATCTGTATCTTTTGCATTTCTAGTAATTAAAGATGAATCTTTACCAGTAGCAGAAGCAGCATATTGAGCAGTTATAGTACCATAATCACCAGTGTTATAAGCAGCTTTTAACATGAAAGTATTGCTATCTAAAGCAATTGCATCTTGGTTATATATCATTTGTGTATATAAAGGTGTTTTAATTCCACCTGCATTTTTCATAGCAACATTTACTTTATTTTTAGTACCATCAACTGATGTATATGCAAGACATACAGAAAGTGCATCCATAGGTTTCATGCCAACTTTAGCACCAAAAGCAGTTGTATTATCTAAAGCAGTAGAATCTTCTGGAGAAATTTGACCACCTTGAAGTCCAACCATAAGACCCATTGGTAATTCTTTACCAGCTACTTTTACGTCACCCCAAATAATAGAAGCACCATCTTTTGGTGTACCAGTTGCTACTTTAGCAAGGTCATAATAAGTAGCAGTAATTGCTGTCATAGGAATTGATTTGTTAGCTATAGTAAGCATATACGCTGTACCATTTACAGCTACACCAGCAGCTCCTGCACCAGTACTTGTTCTTCCAACTGCTAAATCTCCAATATTTTGGATATCTGTACTTGAGTTACCACCAGCAACATAAGCACCAACAAGAGTTGTATCAGGAATATCAGTATTTACAACTAATGCAGCATCGAAAGTATTTTTAAATACATTCCAATCTTCTGAGAAAGCAAATGGAGAAAGTGATTTAGGAAGTTCTTGGCGACCAATTTTAACTGTAGTGTTTGCAATTTTTTTAGCAACAAAAATCTTTGTTACTGCTATTTGATCACGAGCATCAGAAGTTGTAGTAACACCACCATCTTGTTTAGTATCAGTAACAAGATTTTTCTCAGCACCCATAGTACCTAAGTAAGTAAGTTGTGAACCAAAAGTAAAGTTGTTTTTAAGATCTGCATCTAAGTTTAACTGAACACCAACATTTGCATTTGATGAACTATCAGTAAACATACTAGTATCAGCTGCTTGTAATGTACCAGCATTGTTATTGTCATTGTCACCATTTGTTTGGTGCGTTTCATAATAAACTACTGCTTGACCAGTTGTTACAATATCTATACCTTTATCAGCTGCCATTGCAGTTGACGCGATTAACGACGCTGTCGCTAAAGAAACTAAAGTTTTTTTCATTCTAATTCTCCTGTTTTTTTTAAAAAGTTACCACTTTAAAAGAAGTGATAGCAGAGTAACAGAAGCTGTTATTCCACTATCACTTCCCAATCTGTGATACATTTTGAGACTATGTATTGTACAAGGCTAATTTTTAAATTAAGTTTAAACTATAGATATTATTAGTTAATTGTTTACTTTTGATGTATATTTAGCTATAAAACTCGTATTTTGCTCTAAAAACCCCACACTACTCTCTATACCCATAAACTTAAGACAAAGAATAAATCTGTTATAATCCACGCATGAGATTTAGAAATATTAAAAAACAAAAAAAACAAGAGACTCAAAATCCAAAACCATTATATATGTATGCTAGATATACAGATAGAGTAAAAGCATTTATAACAGATATGTTTATGATATATGCCCCTATACTCTATGTTACAGCTTATGTCATTATGGATGGAAAAGAGGATTTTCAAACATCTGAGTTAGCACCACTTCTTGGTGTCACAATTTACGGACTTATCTATGCACTTCTTTTAAGTAAGTTTGGACAAACTCCTGGAAAAAAAGCTTATGATCTTAAAGTTGTAGATGCAAAAGATGGAGAGCCTATAGGTTTTTTCAAAGCTATTTTTAGATTTATAGCATTTTTGTTTACAGCTACTACACTTTTAGGACTATTACTTCCATTTTACAGAAAAGACAAAAAAGCTTTACACGATTTGTTAGCTGGGACTATTGAGGTTGTAGAGAAGAAGTAAAGATATGTTCTCTTCTTTTCCAATCTCGTTACACCTCTCCCGAGGTGTTTCTCGTTACACCTCTCCCGAGGTGTAATGCAATCAAAATATAAACATTCCATCTCAGGAGAGATGGAACGAGATGGATGAAGAAAACAAGAAAGAAAAAACTTTGCAAAAAAAAAGGGCTAAGACAAAAAGTCCTAGCCCTTTAATTAGTATAAAGTTTCAAAATATAATCTGACTCGTTAGAGTCAAGCTTTAGTGACCACAGCGGTCCAAGCGAGTAAAGTGGATTACTCCACTTTACGGACTATTTAGTGAAGGTCTCTCCAAACTTGTTTTTTCCAAAGTAGAGCGAATATAGCAAATATAACAATATAAATCATTACATTCATACCAATAGCTTCTCTTTCGTGACGTTTAGTATCTCCAGAATCTTTCATATACTCAAGAACTTTATCAGCAGCATCTGCAGTTACACCAACACGAGGCATAGCAGTACCATCTAAGTGGTTTTGAGGATTTTCTATAAAAGTACTTAAGAATTGCTCACTACGTGAACGGATATACATACTTAAATCTGGTGGTAATTTACCCATATAAGCTTTTAAAGAATCTTGATATTCTAAAACTTGAATATCAAATGCTAATTCTTCTTTTTTAGTTTTAAATGATGGTTTTTCACCTATTTGAGTCCATTTTTCATAACCAACAGCATGACATCTACCACAAGCATTTTCAAATGCCATTTTAGGTGTTACATCAGCAGGACTAACAGCTATAGACTGTAAATAAGCTACCATATCAGCAACTTCTTGGTCTATATCTCCACCCATTCCATAAAAAGCAACCATTGGATGCATTTGACCTTTGTTAGCATCAAATTTATGCTCAACTTTTAAAGCATGAGCAGGGTTTTTAATCAAGTCAGCTAAAAACTTAGCATCATAAATAGCACCAGCATCACTTAAGTCTGGTGGATTTACACCATAACTTTGAGCCGCCATAACTGGATCCATAGGAGCAGGCATACCAGCTTTTTCTATAGAGTGACAACCTGCACAACCAGCATTGATAACTAAATCTTTACCTGCTTCTACATTTCCTGTTTTAGTCATAGCAGGTAAATCTGCATACGCAAAGTTTTCACTCTCTACGTGTTTGTGTAAAACATGGTGAGCATATGGCTCAACTAGATAGTAAGTAAGAAGCGAGAAAAATACAACTACTACTAATATTATTGGTTCTTTATTTTTCATTTTAACTCCCTATACTTTTTTTTCATATTTTGTGATAAATGGTAATGCTATCCACTGAACAATAAATAAAATTGCAGCAACAAGACCAATAGTACTATAAATTCCCTCTGGAGGTAATTTACCCATAGCAGTTAAAACTATAAGGTTTACTAACATTACCCAAAACCAAACAGCAAATAAACCACGACGATTTGCAGGTACAGTGTTTGGACTTCTATCTAACCATGGAAGTAAAACAAAGATAACTTGTGCAAAAGCAAATGCTATAAGTCCGATATCTACAGAGAAAGGACGTAAAATTTCATAAGACCATAAGAAATACCACTCTGGATAAATATGTGCTGGTGTCTTAAGACCATCAGCAGGGTCAAAGTTTACAGGGTCCATTGCAAAACCATAGTTCCAAAATACAAGATAGAAAAAGAAGATTAGGAAAAATCCAACAACCATCATATCTTTAGACATAAAGTCATTAGCAAATCTCATAACTTTACTTCCAGCTTTGTCGCCGTCTAGGTATTTTTTAGCTTCTTTGTCAAAATCAAGTTCTTCACCATCTTGATTGTTAACGTGTGGAATTCTAAGAGCTGCAAAGTGAAGCCCAATAAGTCCAATAATAGCTAATGGAATAAGAAGTACATGAAGCATAAAGAAACGAGTTAAGAATGCTTGTGCAGGAACATAATCACCACGAATCCACTCAACTAAGAAATCAGCATGTAGTGAACCACCAGCAAATAAGTTAGTAATAACCATACCAGCCCAGTAACTCATTTGTCCCCATGGTAACATATATCCAGAGAATGCTTCAGCTGAAAATGCAACAAAAAGAAGCATACCAGAAACCCAAATCATTTCACGTCCCTTTTTATAAGAACCGTAATAAATACCTGTAAACATATGAATATAGATAATTAAGAAAACAACAGATGCAGCTACACCATGAACATGTCTCCATAACCAACCAAAGTCAACTTCTCTCATAATAGTGTAGTTTACACTGTTAAATGCTGTATCAACATTTGGTTGATAGTACATCAATAAGAATATACCTGAAACTAAAAGTAGTGCAAAAGTGATTACTAAAACCATACCCATTGCCCACAAGAAGTTAATATTTTTCGGAATCCAATATTCCGACATCATTACTTTTTCTACTTTTTCAATTGCTAAACGTTGGTTTAACCAATCTTTAACACTTGTCGCCTTTGTAAAATGTGCCATTTACTCTCCCCTTTCTATAGCGTTACGCCAGTTTCTTTCATCTGCGTATATTCTGGACCTGTTTCACCTAAAACTAATTGATTACCATCAATTTTAAATGGAGGTATATCAAAACCACGCGGTGGTGGAACTTTTGTAACCTCACCAGACCAATCGAACTTACCACCATGACATGCACATAAGAAACTACCTTCTCCAGCATTGTATGCAGGGATACAGCCTAAGTGTGTACATAAACCGATAGCAACCATATAATGCCCACCATCTACAACTATGTCACGTTTTTTTTGTTCTTCTGTTTGTTCAGAAATCATTTTTGCAGTTTTTTTAAGAACGAAGATTGGCTTCCCTCTCCACTTTTCTGTTACTAAAACATTTTCTTGATATATTGACATATCAAGAGTGGTAAAACCTGCTGCTTTAACACTTGGAAGTGGATCCCAAGATTTTTTCATTGCAACTAATGAACCTACCGCACCTACTGCCGCTACAGCACCAAATGCTTTTCCCATAAAACCTCTACGGCTACTATTTTCCATATTTGCTCACTTTATTGTGAATTTTAAAGATAGATTATACACTAAATTACTTTTAATTATTTATAAATTTAAGCTCTCTTTTATAAATTTCTTTAAATTATTACTGTTTTGTTCCACTTTGTAATACTCGTGCTTTGCGAGACTTTTCAATATTGTCACTAGTTGCCTATTTTCGTAGTTTTCCACTATAGGAATATTTAATTTCTTAAACAATTCTTTAAAATCTTGTGAATAATCAAATCTTTGAATAAAAATCGGTTTTCCAGCAGATGCTAAATTTTCTAGTGCTGCTTGAGGTGATGCTGTTATGAGAATTTTAGACTTTTTTATCACCTCATCATACTCTTCAAATTCATAATATTTAACAAATTTTTCTTTTAACATATCTTCATAATCAAAAAAATAATAAAAACCTAAAAGTAATTCAGGACTTAAACCATCCAATAAAGAGAGATTTTTTTCTAATTGTTTATCATAATCGTCATCGCCAAAGAAAAAAGACAACTCTATAGTTTTTTCTTCTTCTACAAAGTACTTATCATCTATAACAAGTGTTTTTAAAACGTCTTTTTCTTCCAAATATGGAGATATCAAAAACTCTTTATCTTCTTTTTTATCATCTAATTTATCACTTATTCTTACAAATTTAGAAAAATATTTTCTCATATCATCTAGCATTATAGGATTTGCTTCATCTGAATCAAAGATAAGCTTATCTCCATTGTGTGATATCTGTGGAATATTTCTTACAACATCGATGCCCACACTTTTTTCAACACCAAACTCAGATGCTATCTGTGCTATACGAAAATCTGAACAAAGAAGAGTTATATCTTCATCTTTTAGTAATCGCATTATTGTAGATGCTCTTCTAAATCTATCTAAACCTATTCTATGACCAGTATGAACATAATAATATGTTTTCATTACTGATTTCTTTTACTTGCAATTCTTATGTAAATATGCAAGATTTCTATAGCAGCTGGAGTTATTCCACTTATTTGCATCGCTGCTTGTAATGTTGGAGGATTAAAAGCTTCTAGTTTTTCTACTATCTCTCTAGATAATCCACTTACAGATTTAAAATCAAAACCTTCTGGAATAGCTATTTTAAGATACTTTTTCATACGTTGTATTTCTTGGCTTTGTTTATCTATATAGCGAGCGTATTTTCCCTCTACTAAAATCTCTTCTTTTATATACTCATCATACTTATCTAACTCTGGCATTAGCTTTATCATCTTATCTATATCAAAAGTTTTTCTAGCTACTAACTGTTGAGCTGTTGAAGTGTCTTTTATGGGAACTTCATCCATTGCATCTAAAAATGCTATAAACTCTTTGTTTGGAGTAAATTTAGTCTCTTCAAGAAGTTTAGCACCCTCTTTTATCTGTTTGTCTTTTACTTTTACAGCCTCATAAAACTCATCACTTAAAAGTCCGAGTTCATGACCATAATGACTAAGTCTAGTATCTGCTGATTCTTCACGTAAAAGAAGTCTATATTCTGCACGAGAAGTAAACATACGGTAAGGTTCATTTGTACCTTTTGTAACTAAGTCATCTATTAAAACACCTATATATGCTTCATCTCGTCTAAGAACTAATGGCTCTTTGTTTTGCAAAGACAGAGATGCATTTATGCCAGCCATAAGACCTTGGGCTGCTGCTTCTTCATAACCTGTAGTTCCATTAATCTGTCCAGCTAAATAGAGTCCATTTATTTTTTTAGTCTCAAGAGAGTGGCGAAGTTCACGAGGATCAACAAAGTCATACTCTATGGCATATCCATAACGAACTATTTTCGCATTTTCCATCCCTTTTACAGAGTGAATCATTTGACGTTGAACTTCTGGCGGTAAAGATGTGCTTAAACCATTGATATAACACTCAGTATTGTCCATAGTTTGTGGTTCTATAAAAAGATGATGTCTATCTTTATCGGCAAATTTACTTACCTTATCTTCTATACTTGGACAGTATCTAGGACTTTTACCTGCAATTTGTCCTGTAAAAAGCGGTGCTCTATAAAAGTTTGATGAGATAATATCATGCGTTTTTTCATTTGTATAAGCTATAAAACAAGGTAATTGCTTCTTTGTTTGTCTAAAGATTTTTCTATTTGTACGAAAACTAAAAGGATTAGGAAGCTCATCTCCACCCTGCTCTTCCATAACTGAAAAATCTATACTTGTACTATCAACCCTTGCACAAGTACCTGTTTTAAGACGAGCTATATTTAGATGAGCATCATTTTTTAGTGAAGCACTTAAGCCTTCGCTTCTCTCTTCTCCATAACGCCCACCTTTTTTTTGAATCTCTCCGACATGAATGATTCCATTTAAAAAAGTTCCAGAAGTTACGATAACTCTTTTTGCCTTGTACTCATTTAAAAGATCAGTTTTAACACCTACGACCTTTTGTGGGACTAAAGTCTCACTTCCTATGTCTTCAAATATCAGACTCTCTGCCATCTCTTGAACTAAATCTAGATTTGGAGTATTTAAAACTACATTTCTAGCAATAATACGATACTTATCCATATCTATTTGAGCACGACTTCCGCGGACTGCTGGACCTTTGGTTTGGTTTAGGATGCGAAACTGTATTCCTGCTTCGTCTGTTATAAGACCCATCTCTCCACCAAGTGCATCTATCTCACGAACTAGATGCCCTTTGGCTAAACCACCAATTGCAGGGTTACAACTTGTAGCACCAACATTTTCTGCAAGCATAGAAATCAAAAGTGTTTTATTGCCTATTCTAGCAGATGCCAAAGAAGCTTCTATCCCAGCATGTCCACCACCTACTACTATTACATCATAATTCATATATTTGTCCCTAATATTTATACTTTTTGTAAAGTTAAAACTTTACTCAATCACTAAAACTTCGCCTTTAACGAAAGAAAAAATTATTTTAATTTAGCGAAATTTTATCATTTTTAAGTATCATTTGCATAGTTTATATAGAATAACTTGAGGTTTTTCAAAATGAGTAAAGATACAAAAAATTTATTTAAAGATTATGTTCCGGAAGTTCTTGAGTTTGATGAAGAGATTGATGGAAGTGATGAACACAAACACAGACAAGAACACTTAAGTACAAAAGAGGAACTTTTAAAAGAGATTACTCAAAAAAAATCAAATAAAAGAAGCTATAGACAGCCTATACGCACTGAAAATGAGAAAGAATGATAAAAAAAGCACACGAAGCTTATAATAGTGGTGATTTCAAAAAAGCACTTGAACTTTACACACAGTTAGCATCTAAGCAAGATGCAGATGCCTTAACCTCTTTGGGTTTTATGTATCAAAATGCTCAAGGTTGCCAAAAAGATGATAAAAAAGCCCTAGAGTATTATGAAAAAGCAGCTGAGTTAAAACAACCTTATGCTCTTTTTAATTTGGGTATTTTATATATGAATGGTTTATGCGGAGTTGAGCATGACCAATTTAAAGCACATGAACTTCACATGGAGGCTGCAACGAGGGAAGTTCCTCCTGCAATGTATGAAGTAGCACTTATGTTAGAGAGAGGGCTTGGATGTTTACAAAATTACTCCGAAGCTGCTTTTTGGTATGAAGAGGGAGCAAAAAGAGGTCACTTAGAGAGTTTTAATAACCTTGGTGTTCTTTATAAAGATGGACATGGAGTAGTTCAGGATGAAGCTAGATGCTTTATCTGTTTTTCTCGTGCAGCTGAGGGTGGACTTGCACAAGGTCTTTACAATTTAGGTCAATTATATGATCAAGGTTTTGGATGCGAACAAGATCACGATAAGGCACTTGATTTATGCAGAAAAGCTGCCTATAAAGGGCATGTAAAAGCTAAAGAAATCATTAAAGACTTGCAAGAAAATGGAAAAATAGTTTTCTAGTTCCCACTTTTCTAGTTCCACCTCTCCCGAGGTGGAACTTAAGTTTACTATTGGCATTCCACCTTGGGAAAGGTGGAACGAGAGAAAAGTAATATAAATTAAAGGACACACTTGTTTACAGGTTTAATACGAGAAATAGCAACAGTAAAAAGCTTCTCTGGAAGTGAGCTAAGCATAAAATCAAAATACAAAGCAAAACTTGGTGATTCCATAGCTATAAATGGTGCTTGTTTAAGTGTTGTTAAAACTACAAATGACGGTTTTAGCGTAGAGCTGTCACCTGAGTCTCAAAAACTTCTTGCTATTGAAAATTATAAAAATGAGGTTCATATTGAACCTGCTATGATGATGGGTGATAGATTTGAAGGTCATATTGTTCAAGGTCACATAGATGCTATTGGAACCATTAAAGAGATTAAAAACAGTGGTAATTCTTATGATGTTTTTGTAGAAATAGATAAAAAATTTATTCCATATATAGTTCCAAAAGGTTCTATAACTATAGACGGTGTAAGTTTAACCGTAAATGATGTAAATAGTGATAACTTTAGACTAACTATTATCCCTATTACCATGAGAGAGACACTTTTTAAAAGCTACAAAAAAGGCTCAAGAGTTAATGTTGAGACCGATATGTTTGCAAGATATGTATCTCACATAATCTCTCATCAATCAAAAAACACTCATAATATAACTTGGGATGAAATCGATTCTATCTCAGCTAGATACTAATCTCTTAAAGGTTGAGCATCTATATTGCAAGATATTTTATGCTCCATATCTACTTGTGTAAAATCTTCTAGCATCTCACTAGATGCTAAAGTTGCGTCTCGGATGCCTTGCATAGAATTTATGTAGATATAAAAAGCATTTTTATAAAGAGCTAGTCTAGTCGCTAATGCAATAGAGTAAGTAGTTATAACTCCATCTTTTTTCATAGCATTTTTTATATCTGCAAAATATTCTTGTGTCCAAAGTTTAGGGTTTGAACTTGGAGAAAATGCATCTTGATATACTATGTCAAACTTATCTTTAAAAGTTCTAATATACTCTCTTGCATCTCCTAAAAATATCTCAATGTAAAAATTATCATCAATATAAATATTTTTCTCTGATAACTCTAAGATAATAGCCTTAAACTCATCAAACTCTTTTGGATAAGTAAAGTTTTTTAGCGAAGAAACTAAAGAAGCATCTAACTCTGGAGAGTATATATTTACCTTAGTTTTAAGAGAGTTTTTTTTATGATGATACAGTGTAGATAAAGTGTTAAAACCTAAACCATAACAGATATCTAAGATATTTATCTCATCTTGGTTTTGCTTTATTTTAAAGGCTGGCACAATATGCTTTAAAAGTGACTCTTTTAAAGCACCATCTTTTGTAGAGTGATAATGTTCATCATACTCTTTTGAATAAGCACTAAACGAACCATCATCACTAAGCGTCATAGTGTGGAGATTGTCATTAAACAAATGCACTAGAGACCATTTCCCCACATATGCATCTTTTTTGCCATAACTAAGTCATAGCCTTCTACTATATCTATCTCATTTGGAGAACGAAATTCAAATTCTTCTAAAGTTGCTTTCATGTTTTGTATATTTAACATACCTTTTTTTTCCATAATGATTACATGAGCACTATTTGCAAGAGTTGTGTATATTAATTTTAAAATCATTGCTTTGTTTTCATGCTTATGAAATACATCTTTTACAATAACCATATCATTATCTCTTGCTAAGGCGCGAAATGCTTGAGA is a window of uncultured Sulfurimonas sp. DNA encoding:
- a CDS encoding RDD family protein — protein: MRFRNIKKQKKQETQNPKPLYMYARYTDRVKAFITDMFMIYAPILYVTAYVIMDGKEDFQTSELAPLLGVTIYGLIYALLLSKFGQTPGKKAYDLKVVDAKDGEPIGFFKAIFRFIAFLFTATTLLGLLLPFYRKDKKALHDLLAGTIEVVEKK
- a CDS encoding cytochrome bc complex cytochrome b subunit is translated as MAHFTKATSVKDWLNQRLAIEKVEKVMMSEYWIPKNINFLWAMGMVLVITFALLLVSGIFLLMYYQPNVDTAFNSVNYTIMREVDFGWLWRHVHGVAASVVFLIIYIHMFTGIYYGSYKKGREMIWVSGMLLFVAFSAEAFSGYMLPWGQMSYWAGMVITNLFAGGSLHADFLVEWIRGDYVPAQAFLTRFFMLHVLLIPLAIIGLIGLHFAALRIPHVNNQDGEELDFDKEAKKYLDGDKAGSKVMRFANDFMSKDMMVVGFFLIFFFYLVFWNYGFAMDPVNFDPADGLKTPAHIYPEWYFLWSYEILRPFSVDIGLIAFAFAQVIFVLLPWLDRSPNTVPANRRGLFAVWFWVMLVNLIVLTAMGKLPPEGIYSTIGLVAAILFIVQWIALPFITKYEKKV
- a CDS encoding c-type cytochrome, with the protein product MKNKEPIILVVVVFFSLLTYYLVEPYAHHVLHKHVESENFAYADLPAMTKTGNVEAGKDLVINAGCAGCHSIEKAGMPAPMDPVMAAQSYGVNPPDLSDAGAIYDAKFLADLIKNPAHALKVEHKFDANKGQMHPMVAFYGMGGDIDQEVADMVAYLQSIAVSPADVTPKMAFENACGRCHAVGYEKWTQIGEKPSFKTKKEELAFDIQVLEYQDSLKAYMGKLPPDLSMYIRSRSEQFLSTFIENPQNHLDGTAMPRVGVTADAADKVLEYMKDSGDTKRHEREAIGMNVMIYIVIFAIFALLWKKQVWRDLH
- the moaA gene encoding GTP 3',8-cyclase MoaA gives rise to the protein MLIDSYDRVVNYLRVSVTERCNFRCQYCMPEKPFSWVPKENLLSFEELFEFMKIAIDEGVNKIRITGGEPLLREDLDRFIKMIYDYEPSIDLAMTTNAYLLKGTAQKLKDAGLKRINVSIDTLKPDIAIKIAQKDVLKNVLEGVEEALKVGLKVKVNMVPMKTLNADEIIDVLEYSKERNMTIRFIEYMENAYAAKEIKGLKSNELLEILGAKYEFVDDGFDGASPSHYYTMKDGYRFGIIEPYGDDFCKECNRIRLTAEGNLIPCLYFDESLSIAKAIKAGDIKAAGEVLREVVRTKPEKNRWGGDESEVSTRAFYETGG
- a CDS encoding 7-carboxy-7-deazaguanine synthase QueE, with amino-acid sequence MPSLFFRFGGCNMKCEGFGCEELAPDGSKVLGCDTVYAVNKEHFSSNWSPIQKTQELLSVLDLYELPQKKVDIVLTGGEPLIYANEDIFVEFLERLHKLGHKITFETNASIAVNFEKYPIYKKCIFALSVKLSNSNEAFKKRVNGDVIYSIASNAKSAFFKFSIDADSIDLGLEEEISNIVMHSPKTEVYCMPLGGNKAEVEANTEPLIEFCKAKGYNFSDRLHIRIWDQNKGV
- the petA gene encoding ubiquinol-cytochrome c reductase iron-sulfur subunit, translating into MENSSRRGFMGKAFGAVAAVGAVGSLVAMKKSWDPLPSVKAAGFTTLDMSIYQENVLVTEKWRGKPIFVLKKTAKMISEQTEEQKKRDIVVDGGHYMVAIGLCTHLGCIPAYNAGEGSFLCACHGGKFDWSGEVTKVPPPRGFDIPPFKIDGNQLVLGETGPEYTQMKETGVTL